A region of Streptomyces sp. NBC_01788 DNA encodes the following proteins:
- a CDS encoding RDD family protein: MSTEPPPGSGQRPPSPGGRRPPHGDGAWGGGQGEGKSGGGPYYGDPSAGMPPPPGEQPPPPGEQPPPGGGPYGGGQQRGGGPYGPQGGGYGDGPYGGGPQGGGYGGGPYGGDPLAGMPPLADSGKRTLARIIDLVLVGIVVTLVTWGLRVNEYAVNSGNVQVGKSVAQSAVGLVLYMAYDTFMISRYGQTLGKKWLGMRVANLDDGSTPSVPTALARAAVLWIPFWFCCACLWLAISGGWSFFDRPYKQGLHDKAAKTVVVSTG; this comes from the coding sequence ATGAGCACCGAACCGCCCCCCGGCTCCGGACAGCGGCCCCCTTCCCCCGGAGGACGGCGACCACCCCACGGCGACGGCGCGTGGGGCGGCGGTCAGGGTGAGGGAAAGTCCGGTGGCGGCCCGTACTACGGCGACCCGTCGGCAGGCATGCCCCCGCCTCCCGGCGAGCAACCCCCGCCCCCCGGCGAGCAGCCGCCTCCCGGCGGTGGGCCGTACGGCGGTGGGCAGCAGCGCGGCGGTGGCCCCTACGGCCCGCAGGGTGGCGGATACGGAGACGGTCCCTACGGAGGCGGCCCCCAGGGCGGCGGTTACGGCGGCGGTCCCTACGGCGGTGACCCGCTCGCCGGTATGCCCCCGCTCGCCGACAGCGGCAAACGCACCCTCGCCCGGATCATCGACCTGGTCCTGGTCGGCATCGTCGTCACCCTCGTCACCTGGGGCCTGCGGGTCAACGAGTACGCGGTCAACTCCGGGAACGTACAGGTCGGCAAGTCCGTGGCGCAGTCGGCGGTCGGCCTCGTGCTCTACATGGCCTACGACACCTTCATGATCTCCCGGTACGGGCAGACCCTGGGCAAGAAGTGGCTGGGCATGCGCGTGGCCAACCTCGACGACGGCTCCACCCCGTCCGTCCCGACCGCGCTGGCGCGCGCGGCGGTGCTCTGGATCCCGTTCTGGTTCTGCTGCGCCTGCCTGTGGCTGGCGATCAGCGGCGGCTGGAGCTTCTTCGACCGCCCCTACAAGCAGGGACTGCACGACAAGGCGGCCAAG
- a CDS encoding SsgA family sporulation/cell division regulator, which yields MRHTVVERELELRMIVSPEYDVPVPARLAYRTDDPYAVHVVFHVDSEHPVHWTFARDLLVEGVFRPCGDGDVRVWPSKALGRSVVLLALSAPDGEALLEATAAQVAAWLERTLRLVPPGSEGEQLGIDDELAGLLAQ from the coding sequence ATGCGGCACACCGTGGTCGAGCGCGAACTGGAACTGAGAATGATCGTGTCGCCCGAGTACGACGTCCCCGTCCCGGCGCGGCTCGCCTACCGCACCGACGACCCCTACGCCGTGCACGTCGTCTTCCACGTCGACTCCGAGCACCCCGTGCACTGGACGTTCGCGCGGGACCTGCTCGTGGAGGGGGTGTTCCGGCCGTGCGGGGACGGCGACGTGCGGGTGTGGCCGTCGAAGGCGCTGGGCCGCAGCGTGGTCCTGCTGGCGCTGAGCGCGCCCGACGGCGAGGCCCTGCTGGAGGCGACCGCCGCGCAGGTGGCGGCCTGGCTGGAGCGCACGCTGCGCCTGGTGCCGCCGGGCAGCGAGGGCGAGCAGCTCGGCATCGACGACGAGCTGGCCGGCCTGCTCGCCCAGTGA
- a CDS encoding FAD-binding oxidoreductase, producing MIVSRIEAAPEEVQGNLLTDRLLAGLPAEAVLIDPDVTASYANDMASFCPSGVPAVVVLPRTVEQVQHIMRTATELRVPVVPQGARTGLSGAANASEGCIVLSLTRMDRVLEISPVDRIAVVEPGVVNAALSRAVNEHGLYYPPDPSSWEMCTIGGNIGTASGGLCCVKYGVTAEYVLGLDVVLADGRLMSTGRRTAKGVAGYDLTRLFVGSEGSLGIVVRAVLALKPQPPQQLVLAAEFASAAAACDAVCRIMTGGHVPSLLELMDRTTVKAVNDLAHMGLPETTEALLLAAFDTPDPAADLAAVAELCEAAGATQVVPADDAAESEMLLQARRLSLTALEAVKGTTMIDDVCVPRSRLGEMLEGIERIAEKYQLTIGVCAHAGDGNTHPTVCFDAQDPDESRRARESFDEIMALGLELGGTITGEHGVGVLKKEWLAREIGPVGVEMQRAIKHAFDPLGILNPGKLF from the coding sequence GTGATCGTGAGCCGCATTGAAGCCGCACCTGAAGAAGTACAGGGCAACCTCCTCACCGATCGGCTCCTGGCGGGCCTTCCGGCCGAGGCAGTCCTCATCGATCCCGATGTCACGGCCTCCTACGCCAACGACATGGCGAGCTTCTGCCCCTCCGGCGTCCCGGCCGTCGTCGTCCTGCCGCGCACGGTGGAGCAGGTCCAGCACATCATGCGCACCGCCACCGAACTGAGGGTTCCGGTCGTGCCGCAGGGCGCACGCACCGGCCTGTCCGGCGCGGCCAACGCCTCCGAGGGCTGCATCGTGCTGTCCCTGACCAGAATGGACCGCGTCCTGGAGATCAGCCCGGTCGACCGGATCGCGGTCGTCGAACCGGGCGTCGTCAACGCGGCGCTCTCCCGCGCGGTGAACGAGCACGGCCTGTACTACCCGCCGGACCCCTCCAGCTGGGAGATGTGCACCATCGGCGGCAACATCGGCACCGCCTCCGGCGGTCTGTGCTGCGTGAAGTACGGGGTCACCGCCGAGTACGTGCTCGGCCTGGACGTCGTTCTCGCCGACGGGCGGTTGATGTCCACCGGCCGCCGCACCGCCAAGGGCGTCGCCGGATACGACCTGACCCGTTTGTTCGTCGGCTCCGAGGGCTCGCTCGGCATCGTCGTACGGGCCGTCCTTGCGCTCAAGCCGCAGCCGCCGCAGCAGCTCGTACTGGCCGCCGAGTTCGCCTCCGCGGCCGCCGCCTGCGACGCCGTGTGCCGGATCATGACGGGAGGGCATGTGCCCTCCCTGCTGGAGCTCATGGACCGTACGACGGTGAAGGCCGTCAACGACCTTGCCCACATGGGCCTGCCGGAGACGACCGAGGCGCTGCTGCTGGCCGCCTTCGACACCCCGGACCCGGCCGCCGACCTCGCCGCGGTCGCCGAGCTGTGCGAGGCGGCCGGCGCCACCCAGGTCGTCCCCGCCGACGACGCCGCCGAGTCCGAGATGCTGCTGCAGGCGCGGCGGCTGTCGCTCACCGCGCTGGAGGCCGTCAAGGGCACGACGATGATCGACGACGTGTGCGTGCCCCGCTCCCGGCTCGGCGAGATGCTCGAAGGCATCGAACGGATCGCCGAGAAGTACCAGCTCACCATCGGTGTCTGCGCGCACGCGGGCGACGGCAACACCCACCCGACCGTCTGCTTCGACGCGCAGGACCCCGACGAGTCGCGGCGCGCCCGCGAGTCCTTCGACGAGATCATGGCCCTCGGCCTCGAACTCGGCGGCACCATCACCGGTGAACACGGCGTGGGCGTACTGAAGAAGGAGTGGCTGGCGCGCGAGATCGGGCCGGTCGGGGTCGAGATGCAGCGGGCGATCAAACACGCCTTCGACCCGCTGGGCATCCTCAACCCCGGCAAGCTGTTCTGA
- the hppD gene encoding 4-hydroxyphenylpyruvate dioxygenase: MTQTTHLTPDATARQADPFPVKGMDAVVFAVGNAKQAAHFYSTAFGMKLVAYSGPENGSRETASYVLESGSARFVFTSVVKPATEWGTFLAQHVAEHGDGVVDLAIEVPDARAAYSYAIEHGARSVTEPYEVKDEHGTVVLAAIATYGQTRHTLVERSGYEGPYLPGYAAAAPIVEPPAQRFFQAVDHCVGNVELGRMNEWVEFYNKVMGFTNMKEFVGDDIATEYSALMSKVVADGTLKVKFPINEPAVAKKKSQIDEYLEFYGGAGVQHIALNTNDIVQTVRAMRAAGVEFLDTPDSYYDTLGQWVGDTRVPVETLRELKILADRDEDGYLLQIFTKPVQDRPTVFFELIERHGSMGFGKGNFKALFEAIEREQERRGNL, translated from the coding sequence ATGACGCAGACCACACACCTCACTCCCGACGCGACCGCCCGGCAGGCCGACCCCTTCCCGGTCAAGGGAATGGACGCGGTCGTCTTCGCCGTGGGCAACGCCAAGCAGGCGGCGCACTTCTACTCCACCGCCTTCGGCATGAAGCTGGTCGCCTACTCCGGACCGGAGAACGGCAGCCGCGAGACCGCGAGCTACGTCCTGGAGAGCGGCTCCGCCCGGTTCGTGTTCACCTCGGTGGTCAAGCCCGCCACCGAGTGGGGTACCTTCCTCGCCCAGCACGTGGCCGAGCACGGCGACGGCGTCGTCGACCTCGCCATCGAGGTCCCGGACGCGCGTGCCGCGTACTCGTACGCCATCGAGCACGGCGCCCGCTCGGTGACCGAGCCGTACGAGGTGAAGGACGAGCACGGCACCGTCGTCCTCGCCGCGATCGCCACCTACGGGCAGACCCGCCACACCTTGGTCGAGCGGTCCGGCTACGAGGGCCCGTACCTGCCCGGCTACGCGGCCGCCGCCCCCATCGTCGAGCCGCCCGCCCAGCGCTTCTTCCAGGCCGTGGACCACTGCGTCGGCAACGTCGAACTCGGCCGGATGAACGAGTGGGTCGAGTTCTACAACAAGGTCATGGGCTTCACGAACATGAAGGAGTTCGTGGGCGACGACATCGCCACCGAGTACAGCGCGCTGATGTCGAAGGTCGTGGCCGACGGCACGCTCAAGGTCAAGTTCCCGATCAACGAGCCCGCCGTCGCCAAGAAGAAGTCCCAGATCGACGAGTACCTGGAATTCTACGGCGGCGCCGGCGTCCAGCACATCGCGCTCAACACCAACGACATCGTGCAGACCGTACGCGCGATGCGCGCCGCCGGTGTCGAGTTCCTGGACACCCCCGACTCCTACTACGACACCCTCGGCCAGTGGGTCGGCGACACCCGCGTGCCCGTGGAGACCCTGCGCGAGCTGAAGATCCTCGCCGACCGCGACGAGGACGGCTACCTGCTGCAGATCTTCACCAAGCCGGTCCAGGACCGCCCGACCGTCTTCTTCGAGCTCATCGAACGGCACGGCTCCATGGGCTTCGGCAAGGGCAACTTCAAGGCCCTGTTCGAGGCGATCGAGCGCGAGCAGGAGCGCCGCGGCAACCTCTGA
- a CDS encoding Lrp/AsnC family transcriptional regulator, translating to MAIDHLDGRIIVLLAREPRIGVLEMSRRLGVARGTVQARLDRLQVRGVIRGFGPEVDPAALGYPVTAFATLEIRQGQGADVRAHLAAVPEVLELHTTTGSGDMLCRLVARSNADLQRVIDRVVDFEGIDRASTAIVMENPVPLRIIPLVEQAASEE from the coding sequence GTGGCGATCGATCATCTGGACGGCCGCATCATCGTGCTGCTGGCGCGTGAGCCGCGCATCGGCGTGCTGGAGATGTCGCGGCGGCTGGGGGTGGCGCGGGGGACGGTCCAGGCGCGTCTCGACCGCCTCCAGGTGCGCGGGGTGATCCGCGGTTTCGGCCCGGAGGTGGACCCGGCGGCGCTCGGCTATCCGGTGACGGCGTTCGCGACGCTGGAGATCCGCCAGGGGCAGGGGGCGGACGTACGGGCGCATCTGGCGGCCGTGCCGGAGGTGCTGGAACTGCACACCACCACCGGCTCGGGGGACATGCTGTGCCGGCTGGTGGCCCGGTCGAACGCCGACCTCCAGCGGGTGATCGACCGGGTGGTGGACTTCGAGGGCATCGACCGGGCGTCGACGGCGATCGTGATGGAGAACCCGGTGCCGCTGCGGATCATCCCGCTCGTGGAGCAGGCCGCGTCGGAGGAGTGA
- a CDS encoding ArsR/SmtB family transcription factor, with amino-acid sequence MDEPPDPQVRPLDARSLRGLAHPLRMRLLTTLRHGGPATASQLAAKLGESSGATSYHLRQLAAHGFVEDAPEHGKGRERWWRAAHGGVSFDETLLKDPDPQVRGAADLFLHELANQRTQELSTWLGTRHDWSEAWTRASDMSDWTLRLTPELALGLIGKMHELLESYRALAPEDGTPDTEMVRVHTHVFPNRTD; translated from the coding sequence ATGGACGAGCCCCCGGACCCTCAGGTCCGCCCTCTCGACGCCCGCTCGCTGCGCGGTCTGGCGCACCCGCTGCGCATGCGGCTGCTGACCACGCTGCGACATGGCGGGCCGGCCACCGCATCCCAACTCGCCGCGAAACTTGGCGAGTCCAGCGGAGCCACCAGTTACCACCTGCGCCAGCTCGCCGCGCACGGCTTCGTCGAGGACGCGCCCGAGCACGGCAAGGGACGGGAGCGCTGGTGGCGGGCGGCCCACGGAGGGGTCAGCTTCGACGAGACGCTGTTGAAGGACCCCGACCCCCAAGTGCGCGGCGCCGCCGACCTGTTCCTGCACGAACTCGCCAACCAGCGCACGCAGGAGCTGTCGACCTGGCTCGGCACCAGGCACGACTGGTCCGAGGCCTGGACCCGCGCCTCGGACATGAGCGACTGGACCCTGCGCCTGACGCCCGAACTCGCCCTCGGCCTCATCGGGAAGATGCACGAACTCCTGGAGAGCTACCGGGCCCTGGCCCCCGAGGACGGCACCCCGGACACCGAGATGGTGCGCGTCCACACGCACGTCTTCCCCAACCGCACGGACTGA
- a CDS encoding S16 family serine protease, with product MLSRLTRSQALAVCALPVAALIATAVLAPLPFSVAQPGMTANVLGENKGTQVITISGAPTRTTSGQLRMTTIEATGPDAHVSLGDVIDGWFATDRAVMPRDAVYPSGNSVKEIEQHNAQQMRQSQDAATRAALRYLGVSDMKVRVTLKLADVGGPSAGLLFSLGIIDKLHGDGNGGDLTGGRTIAGTGTINADGTVGAVGGVALKTQAAHRDGATVFLVPRAECADAKAELPKGLRLVPVTTLKGAVDALVVMEKGLDKVPSC from the coding sequence GTGCTCTCTCGTCTCACACGCTCCCAGGCCCTCGCCGTCTGTGCGCTGCCCGTCGCGGCCCTGATCGCCACGGCGGTGCTCGCGCCGCTGCCGTTCTCGGTGGCGCAGCCCGGGATGACGGCGAACGTGCTGGGGGAGAACAAGGGCACCCAGGTCATCACCATCTCCGGAGCGCCCACCCGCACGACCAGCGGGCAGCTCCGGATGACGACCATCGAGGCCACCGGCCCGGACGCGCACGTCTCGCTGGGGGACGTGATCGACGGCTGGTTCGCCACCGACCGGGCGGTCATGCCGCGTGACGCGGTCTACCCGAGCGGCAACAGCGTCAAGGAGATCGAGCAGCACAACGCGCAGCAGATGAGGCAGTCCCAGGACGCGGCCACCCGGGCCGCCCTGAGGTACCTCGGCGTCAGCGACATGAAGGTCAGGGTCACGCTGAAGCTCGCCGACGTCGGCGGCCCCAGCGCGGGCCTGCTGTTCTCCCTCGGCATCATCGACAAGCTGCACGGCGACGGCAACGGCGGTGACCTCACCGGCGGCCGCACCATCGCCGGTACGGGCACCATCAACGCCGACGGCACGGTCGGCGCGGTCGGCGGTGTGGCCCTCAAGACCCAGGCCGCCCACCGGGACGGCGCCACCGTCTTCCTGGTCCCGAGGGCCGAGTGCGCCGACGCGAAGGCCGAACTGCCCAAGGGGCTGCGCCTGGTCCCGGTGACCACCCTCAAGGGCGCGGTCGACGCCCTGGTCGTCATGGAGAAGGGCCTGGACAAGGTCCCCAGCTGCTAG
- a CDS encoding IclR family transcriptional regulator: protein MTAETSQTLDRGLRVLKLLAETDHGLTVTELSIRLGVNRTVVYRLLATLEQHMLVRRDLGGRARVGLGVLRLGRQVHPLVREAALPALRSLAEDIGATAHLTLVDGAEALAVAVVEPTWTEYHVAYRAGFRHTLERGAAGKAILEARRRPAAEPGYTLTHGELEAGACGAAAPLLGVTGLEGSVGVVMLADAVPERVGPRVVHAAREVAEALR from the coding sequence GTGACCGCGGAGACCTCCCAGACGCTCGACCGGGGACTGAGGGTCCTCAAACTGCTGGCCGAGACGGACCACGGGCTGACCGTCACCGAGCTGTCGATCAGACTGGGCGTCAACCGGACCGTGGTGTACCGGCTGCTCGCCACCCTGGAGCAGCACATGCTCGTCCGCCGCGATCTGGGCGGCCGCGCCCGGGTCGGGCTGGGAGTGCTGCGGCTGGGCCGCCAGGTGCATCCGCTGGTACGGGAGGCGGCGCTGCCGGCGCTGCGGTCGCTGGCCGAGGACATCGGGGCGACCGCGCATCTGACGCTGGTGGACGGCGCGGAGGCGCTGGCCGTCGCCGTGGTCGAACCGACGTGGACCGAGTACCACGTGGCCTACCGGGCCGGTTTCCGGCACACCCTGGAGCGGGGCGCCGCGGGCAAGGCGATCCTCGAGGCCCGCCGCCGGCCGGCCGCGGAACCCGGCTACACCCTGACCCACGGCGAGCTGGAGGCCGGTGCCTGCGGTGCGGCGGCACCCCTGCTCGGCGTGACCGGCCTGGAGGGCAGCGTCGGGGTCGTCATGCTGGCGGACGCCGTACCGGAACGGGTCGGACCCCGGGTCGTCCACGCGGCCCGCGAGGTGGCGGAGGCCCTGCGCTGA
- a CDS encoding DEAD/DEAH box helicase: protein MTTTAASSSHSHHLSPAFPGRAPWGTAGKLRAWQQGALEKYVQNQPRDFLAVATPGAGKTTFALTLASWLLHHHVVQQVTVVAPTEHLKKQWAEAAARIGIKLDPEYSAGPLGKSYHGVAVTYAGVGVRPMLHRNRVEQRKTLVILDEIHHAGDSKSWGEACLEAFEPATRRLALTGTPFRSDTNPIPFVTYEEDSAGIRRSSADYTYGYGSALSDGVVRPVIFLSYSGNMRWRTKAGDEIEARLGEPMTKDAVSQAWRTALDARGEWMPAVLRAADQRLTEVRKAIPDAGALVIASDQESARAYAKLIREITGSSATLVLSDDAGASQRIDDFSGSEDRWMVAVRMVSEGVDVPRLAVGVYATTISTPLFFAQAVGRFVRSRRRGETASVFLPTVPDLLTFANEMEVERDHALDKPKKDGEEDPYAESEKEMDEANREQDEDTGEQDMLPFEALESDAVFDRVLYDGAEFGMQAHPGSDEEQDYLGIPGLLEPEQVQMLLQKRQARQIAHSRKRPDTEADLLELPADRRPVVTHKELMELRRQLNTMVGAYVHQSGKPHGVVHTELRRVCGGPPSAEATPGQLRQRIAKVQEWATRMK from the coding sequence GTGACTACTACCGCCGCCAGCTCGTCCCACTCCCACCATCTCTCGCCCGCCTTTCCCGGTCGCGCCCCCTGGGGTACGGCCGGGAAGCTGCGTGCCTGGCAGCAGGGGGCGTTGGAGAAGTACGTCCAGAACCAGCCCCGCGACTTCCTGGCGGTGGCCACCCCCGGCGCCGGAAAGACGACCTTCGCGCTGACGCTGGCCTCCTGGCTGCTGCACCACCACGTCGTCCAGCAGGTGACCGTGGTCGCGCCGACCGAGCACCTGAAGAAGCAGTGGGCCGAGGCCGCCGCGCGGATAGGCATCAAGCTCGACCCGGAGTACAGCGCGGGCCCGCTCGGCAAGTCGTACCACGGCGTCGCCGTGACGTACGCGGGCGTCGGCGTACGCCCCATGCTGCACCGCAACCGCGTCGAGCAGCGCAAGACCCTCGTCATCCTCGACGAGATCCACCACGCCGGCGACTCCAAGTCGTGGGGCGAGGCGTGCCTGGAGGCCTTCGAGCCAGCGACCCGCCGCCTCGCCCTCACCGGTACGCCGTTCCGCTCGGACACCAACCCCATCCCGTTCGTCACGTACGAGGAGGACTCGGCCGGCATCCGGCGTTCCTCCGCCGACTACACCTACGGCTACGGCTCCGCCCTCTCCGACGGCGTCGTCCGGCCCGTCATCTTCCTCTCCTACAGCGGCAACATGCGCTGGCGCACGAAGGCGGGCGACGAGATCGAGGCCAGGCTCGGCGAGCCGATGACCAAGGACGCCGTCAGCCAGGCCTGGCGCACCGCGCTCGACGCGCGCGGCGAGTGGATGCCGGCCGTGCTGCGCGCCGCCGACCAGCGGCTGACCGAGGTCCGCAAGGCCATCCCGGACGCCGGCGCCCTGGTCATCGCCTCCGACCAGGAATCCGCCCGCGCCTACGCCAAGCTGATCCGCGAGATCACGGGCAGCAGCGCGACGCTCGTCCTGTCCGACGACGCCGGCGCCTCCCAGCGGATCGACGACTTCAGCGGCAGCGAGGACCGCTGGATGGTCGCCGTCCGCATGGTCTCCGAGGGCGTCGACGTACCCCGGCTCGCGGTCGGCGTGTACGCCACCACGATCTCCACCCCGCTCTTCTTCGCCCAGGCCGTCGGCCGTTTCGTACGGTCCCGCAGGCGCGGCGAGACCGCCTCCGTCTTCCTGCCGACCGTCCCGGACCTGCTGACCTTCGCCAACGAGATGGAGGTCGAGCGCGACCACGCCCTCGACAAGCCGAAGAAGGACGGCGAGGAGGACCCGTACGCCGAGTCCGAGAAGGAGATGGACGAGGCGAACCGGGAGCAGGACGAGGACACCGGCGAGCAGGACATGCTGCCCTTCGAGGCGCTGGAGTCCGACGCCGTCTTCGACCGGGTCCTCTACGACGGCGCCGAGTTCGGCATGCAGGCACACCCGGGCAGCGACGAGGAGCAGGACTACCTCGGCATCCCGGGCCTGCTCGAACCCGAGCAGGTGCAGATGCTGCTCCAGAAGCGGCAGGCCCGGCAGATCGCGCACAGCCGCAAGCGGCCCGACACCGAGGCCGACCTGCTCGAACTGCCCGCCGACCGGCGGCCGGTGGTGACCCACAAGGAGCTGATGGAGCTGCGCCGGCAGCTCAACACGATGGTCGGCGCGTACGTCCACCAGAGCGGCAAGCCGCACGGGGTCGTCCACACCGAGCTGCGCCGGGTGTGCGGTGGTCCGCCCAGCGCCGAGGCGACGCCGGGGCAGCTGCGCCAGCGCATCGCCAAGGTGCAGGAGTGGGCGACACGGATGAAGTGA
- a CDS encoding MFS transporter, with amino-acid sequence MSALEPRDAEVADISDRSGPHDVPAGTVLSRDHRALSIGIVSVVLLIAFEATAVGTAMPVAARELDGVSLYAFAFSGFFTTSLFGMVLSGQWSDRRGPLAPLTAGIGSFVAGLLLAGTASTMWVFIAGRAVQGLGGGLVIVALYVVVGRAYPERLRPSIMAAFAAAWVVPSIVGPLASGAVTEHLGWRWVFVGIPVLVVFPLAIALPQIRRRAGGPVGEGAGESAEQSSFDLRRIRLALGISLGAGLLQYAAQDLRWLSLLPGAAGAALLVPAVRGLLPRGTYRAARGLPSVVLLRGVAAGSFIAAESFVPLMLVTQRGLSPTLAGFSLAAGGVTWALGSWVQSQPRMAPYRERLMTIGMVLVAAAIAAAPSVLIAAVPVWTVAVAWAFGCFGMGLVIASTSVLLLRLSAPEEAGTNSAALQISDALSNVVLLAAGGAAFAALGGGTVAHTTATTASASHPAAFAVVFLPMAAVALTGAWVTRRLRTEPR; translated from the coding sequence ATGAGCGCCCTGGAACCGCGCGACGCTGAGGTCGCCGACATCTCCGACAGATCCGGTCCCCACGACGTGCCGGCCGGCACCGTGCTGAGCCGCGACCACCGGGCGCTGAGCATCGGGATCGTCTCCGTCGTCCTGCTGATCGCCTTCGAGGCGACCGCCGTCGGCACGGCCATGCCCGTGGCGGCGCGGGAGCTGGACGGGGTGTCGCTGTACGCGTTCGCGTTCTCGGGGTTCTTCACCACCAGCCTGTTCGGGATGGTGCTTTCCGGACAGTGGTCGGACCGGCGCGGTCCCCTGGCCCCGCTGACCGCGGGGATCGGTTCGTTCGTGGCCGGGCTGCTGCTGGCCGGGACGGCGAGCACGATGTGGGTGTTCATCGCCGGGCGCGCCGTGCAGGGGCTCGGCGGCGGCCTGGTGATCGTCGCCCTGTACGTCGTCGTCGGGCGGGCCTACCCCGAGCGGCTGCGCCCGTCGATCATGGCGGCGTTCGCGGCGGCCTGGGTGGTCCCGTCGATCGTCGGCCCGCTCGCCTCGGGCGCGGTGACCGAGCATCTGGGCTGGCGCTGGGTCTTCGTCGGCATTCCGGTGCTCGTGGTGTTCCCGCTGGCCATCGCCCTGCCGCAGATACGGCGACGGGCAGGCGGTCCGGTGGGCGAGGGCGCCGGGGAGAGCGCCGAGCAGTCCTCCTTCGACCTGCGCCGCATCCGGCTCGCCCTCGGCATCTCCCTGGGCGCCGGGCTGCTCCAGTACGCGGCCCAGGACCTGCGCTGGCTGTCGCTGCTGCCCGGAGCGGCCGGGGCCGCGCTGCTGGTCCCGGCCGTGCGGGGGCTGCTGCCGCGCGGCACGTACCGGGCGGCGCGCGGGCTGCCGTCCGTCGTGCTGCTGCGCGGGGTCGCGGCGGGCTCCTTCATCGCCGCCGAGTCCTTCGTGCCGCTGATGCTCGTCACTCAGCGGGGGCTGTCCCCGACGCTGGCCGGGTTCTCCCTCGCGGCCGGCGGGGTCACCTGGGCGCTGGGCTCGTGGGTGCAGTCGCAGCCGCGGATGGCGCCGTACCGGGAGCGGCTGATGACCATCGGGATGGTGCTGGTGGCCGCGGCCATCGCCGCCGCGCCCAGTGTGCTGATCGCCGCCGTCCCGGTCTGGACGGTCGCCGTCGCCTGGGCCTTCGGCTGCTTCGGCATGGGCCTGGTCATCGCCTCCACCAGCGTGCTGCTGCTGCGGCTGTCGGCACCCGAGGAGGCCGGCACCAACTCCGCGGCCCTGCAGATCTCCGACGCCCTCTCCAACGTCGTCCTGCTCGCCGCGGGCGGCGCCGCCTTCGCCGCGCTGGGCGGCGGCACGGTGGCCCACACCACCGCCACCACGGCCTCCGCCTCCCACCCGGCGGCGTTCGCGGTGGTCTTCCTCCCGATGGCGGCGGTGGCCCTGACGGGAGCGTGGGTGACACGGCGGCTGCGGACAGAGCCCCGGTGA
- a CDS encoding SUKH-4 family immunity protein — MTDTVVRVITLPERARELRRSYGEFAFRPMAAPDRPAARVRPAVPAVRPGTASGLTLDLRAHLLHREFGRGGIARYEDVDFPATLTHEPTRRFLRDTGLPEDGVLLQSDTDVPLPTLAEFCADECPDDFWPDELPARAHQLIRLGRFADGSSLLVDGTTGEVLTWTGPESAPAPLTKDVSTLAFTLWLLRRRRISHAH, encoded by the coding sequence ATGACCGACACCGTTGTCAGGGTGATCACCCTGCCCGAGAGGGCCCGCGAACTGCGCCGTTCCTACGGCGAGTTCGCGTTCCGGCCGATGGCGGCTCCCGACCGCCCGGCGGCCCGCGTCCGCCCGGCGGTTCCGGCCGTCAGGCCCGGCACGGCCTCCGGACTCACCCTCGACCTGCGCGCCCACCTGCTGCACCGTGAGTTCGGCCGCGGCGGGATCGCGCGCTACGAGGACGTCGACTTTCCCGCCACTCTCACCCACGAGCCCACCCGCCGCTTCCTGCGCGACACGGGTCTGCCCGAGGACGGCGTACTCCTCCAGTCCGACACCGACGTGCCCCTGCCGACGCTCGCCGAGTTCTGCGCCGATGAGTGCCCCGACGACTTCTGGCCCGACGAACTCCCCGCCCGCGCCCACCAGTTGATACGCCTCGGCCGCTTCGCCGACGGCAGCAGCCTGCTGGTCGACGGCACCACCGGCGAGGTCCTCACCTGGACCGGCCCCGAATCCGCGCCGGCCCCCCTCACCAAGGACGTCTCCACCCTCGCCTTCACCCTCTGGCTCCTGCGCCGCCGGCGGATCTCCCACGCCCACTGA